From one Lycium ferocissimum isolate CSIRO_LF1 chromosome 7, AGI_CSIRO_Lferr_CH_V1, whole genome shotgun sequence genomic stretch:
- the LOC132063317 gene encoding putative ubiquitin-conjugating enzyme E2 38 → MDEANNSYGEIEEILDEVEQRFRQIKKFDILPCPPFDHHFLTYDRNSKNMASGTAFRQRIEKELLLLENNLPSSILVKCYEKRIDLIRAVIVGPPDTPYVHGLFFFDILFPRNYPNCPPRLHYHSYDLDLNQYLDPKGKVSLSLLEYGSYRTNWYCGARNKWNPEKANILQVLTAIQTSILSTTLVNPNACKKDFTLTCKGMLYMLRAPPMNFRDFVEGYFRTRAHYILLNYRKQLDGSDFMRNLYLELYRAFEQNGTYCKHHLLVVLTGADLPAEEKTNSKGFVKNVGTILSDLLSWKNLASEKR, encoded by the coding sequence ATGGATGAGGCAAACAACTCTTATGGGGAAATAGAAGAGATTCTAGACGAAGTTGAGCAGAGATTTAGGCAGATCAAGAAATTTGACATACTTCCTTGTCCTCCCTTTGATCACCACTTCTTAACGTATGACAGAAATTCCAAGAACATGGCATCGGGAACTGCCTTTCGCCAAAGGATTGAAAAAGAATTGCTTTTATTGGAGAACAATCTTCCAAGTTCCATTCTTGTCAAGTGTTATGAGAAGAGAATTGATCTTATAAGAGCAGTCATAGTTGGTCCCCCCGATACGCCTTACGTCCATGGCCTCTTCTTCTTCGACATACTTTTTCCAAGAAATTACCCAAATTGTCCTCCAAGGCTTCACTACCATTCTTATGACCTTGACTTGAACCAGTATTTGGACCCCAAGGGCAAGGTTTCTCTTAGCCTCTTGGAATATGGGAGCTATAGGACTAACTGGTACTGCGGTGCACGAAACAAGTGGAATCCAGAGAAAGCTAACATATTGCAAGTGCTCACAGCTATTCAAACTTCAATCTTGAGTACCACCCTTGTAAACCCTAATGCATGCAAGAAAGACTTTACCTTGACATGCAAGGGCATGCTATATATGCTGAGGGCACCCCCAATGAACTTCCGAGATTTTGTAGAGGGATACTTTAGGACAAGGGCTCACTATATTCTGTTGAACTACAGGAAGCAATTGGATGGCAGTGACTTCATGCGTAACCTTTACCTTGAACTCTACAGGGCTTTCGAACAGAATGGAACCTATTGCAAGCATCATCTTTTGGTAGTACTTACAGGAGCAGACCTTCCTGCAGAGGAAAAGACTAACAGCAAAGGCTTTGTTAAAAATGTTGGAACCATATTGAGTGACTTGCTAAGCTGGAAAAACCTGGCCTCAGAAAAAAGATAG